A region of Candidatus Nezhaarchaeota archaeon DNA encodes the following proteins:
- a CDS encoding tRNA uridine(34) 5-carboxymethylaminomethyl modification radical SAM/GNAT enzyme Elp3: protein MKPGGAPLERVKKPVRSISGVVIVSVMTKFNPCPHGRCIYCPKGSSLTPQSYIDLSPVALRAQKLDYDPYLQVKSRLKVYEDMGHKPSKVELIVIGGTFPALPRHYQEWFVKRCFDALNSYHDATVESSSIEEAHTLNERALSRCVGLTIETRPDYANREITDFFLKLGVTRVEVGVQTVFDDVLEKIKRGHKVSSVIEATKTLKDAGLKVVYHYMPGLPGVDLDRDVEGFKELFENPDFRPDMIKIYPTLVIPGTELYEMWVRGEYQEMDDEKAIKFLIKTKPLIPEWVRVIRIQRAIPSNCVAAGVKSNNLREIVKEIMNKLGLKCRCIRCREVGFASLRLGVKPIDLNLVMKTRVYEASGGLEYFISFEDERLDLIAGYVRVRLPSSPWRPELTEKPTAIVRELHVYGPEVPVGEDDENAWQHRGLGKALMVEAERIAREEMGVRRIAVISGVGARPYFYSLSYKRLGQYVVKELNTP, encoded by the coding sequence ATGAAGCCAGGAGGTGCCCCTCTAGAGAGGGTCAAGAAACCAGTCAGGTCAATATCAGGTGTAGTTATCGTCTCCGTGATGACTAAGTTCAATCCATGCCCGCATGGCAGGTGCATATACTGTCCTAAGGGGTCATCACTTACTCCCCAAAGCTACATTGATTTAAGTCCAGTAGCACTCAGAGCACAGAAATTAGATTACGACCCATACCTACAGGTGAAATCGAGGCTTAAGGTCTACGAGGACATGGGCCATAAACCATCAAAGGTCGAGCTCATAGTGATAGGAGGAACTTTTCCAGCACTCCCAAGACATTATCAAGAATGGTTTGTAAAGAGGTGCTTTGATGCCCTCAACTCATACCATGACGCCACAGTAGAGTCGAGCTCAATTGAGGAGGCACATACCCTAAATGAGAGAGCGTTGAGCAGATGTGTTGGACTGACCATTGAGACAAGACCTGACTATGCGAATCGCGAGATAACAGACTTCTTCCTGAAGTTAGGGGTAACGAGGGTTGAAGTGGGAGTACAGACAGTATTTGATGACGTCTTAGAGAAAATAAAGCGTGGCCACAAAGTCAGTAGTGTCATTGAAGCCACTAAAACTTTAAAGGATGCAGGTCTCAAAGTAGTGTACCACTACATGCCCGGCTTACCGGGTGTTGACTTAGATAGAGATGTCGAAGGCTTTAAGGAGCTATTTGAAAATCCAGACTTCAGGCCGGACATGATAAAGATATATCCAACATTAGTCATACCGGGGACAGAACTCTATGAAATGTGGGTTAGAGGGGAGTACCAAGAGATGGACGATGAGAAGGCAATAAAATTCCTAATTAAAACAAAACCTCTAATACCCGAGTGGGTCAGGGTCATAAGGATTCAAAGGGCAATACCAAGTAATTGTGTAGCGGCAGGTGTAAAGTCAAATAACTTGAGAGAAATCGTCAAGGAGATAATGAATAAGCTGGGGCTAAAGTGTAGATGCATAAGGTGTAGAGAAGTTGGATTCGCAAGTCTAAGGTTAGGAGTCAAGCCAATAGACTTGAACCTCGTTATGAAGACTAGGGTCTACGAGGCCTCAGGAGGGCTTGAGTACTTCATTTCATTTGAGGATGAAAGGCTGGACCTCATAGCAGGCTACGTGAGGGTAAGGCTCCCTTCAAGCCCATGGAGGCCTGAATTAACTGAAAAGCCAACAGCTATAGTCAGGGAGCTTCACGTGTATGGACCTGAGGTTCCCGTAGGCGAGGATGATGAAAACGCATGGCAGCATAGAGGCCTTGGAAAAGCACTAATGGTTGAGGCGGAGAGAATAGCTAGAGAGGAGATGGGGGTTAGAAGGATTGCCGTAATAAGTGGAGTAGGAGCTAGACCCTACTTCTACTCTCTGAGTTATAAGAGGTTGGGGCAATACGTAGTTAAGGAATTGAATACTCCGTGA
- a CDS encoding Zn-ribbon domain-containing OB-fold protein yields MTEKVKKKVPIVEGLFTWPSDQPALIASRCKKCGAIVFPKATYCPNPDCEKNSQNMETVQLSRVGKLWSWTIQYYPPPPPFKMEPFKPYAVGMVDLPEGLRVLGMLTTTENLRFDMEVELTVGKLYEDEEKEYITWMWKPVEKACKK; encoded by the coding sequence ATGACTGAGAAGGTCAAGAAGAAGGTTCCAATAGTCGAGGGGCTCTTCACCTGGCCTTCAGACCAGCCAGCCCTCATAGCCTCTCGTTGTAAGAAGTGTGGTGCAATAGTCTTTCCAAAGGCTACCTACTGTCCAAATCCAGATTGCGAGAAGAACTCCCAGAACATGGAGACAGTACAGTTAAGTCGTGTAGGCAAGTTATGGAGCTGGACAATCCAATACTACCCCCCTCCCCCACCATTTAAAATGGAGCCATTTAAGCCGTATGCAGTGGGCATGGTAGATCTACCTGAAGGTCTAAGGGTCTTAGGAATGCTAACTACGACAGAAAACTTAAGGTTTGACATGGAAGTAGAGCTAACGGTCGGCAAGCTTTACGAAGATGAAGAGAAAGAGTACATAACCTGGATGTGGAAACCCGTAGAAAAGGCATGCAAGAAATAG
- a CDS encoding 3-isopropylmalate dehydratase large subunit encodes MPMTLAEKILARASGNKEVAAGDYVTAKIDVAMAHEGAAWVIDELMKVGIDRVWDPERIVILFDHWAPAPTELTATMHKKVREFVRRHGIKYFYDIKEGICHQVMPELGHVRPGELIVGTDSHTTTYGAFGAGGTGIGTTDMAVVWVTGELWFRVPETIRFYIKGSLPRYVMSKDVILYIAGRYGTEVAQYKSIEFEGPTIRDMSVSSRMTISNMAMELGAKFALMAPDEKVIEYVKGRTTKPFTPLYSDPDAIYERLYELDVSDLEPQVAFPHSVDNVRPVSKAEGIKIDQAFLGSCTNGRFEDLAAAAEILRGRKVNPSVRMIVIPASRRVYLEALKAGIIEVLINAGAVVCNPTCGPCMGTHLGLLTEGERCISSSNRNFKGRMGSPKAEIYLASPYVVAASAVTGEITDPRRLMGGEGR; translated from the coding sequence GTGCCCATGACATTGGCTGAAAAGATCCTTGCTAGAGCATCCGGAAATAAGGAGGTAGCAGCTGGAGACTACGTGACTGCTAAGATCGACGTCGCAATGGCGCATGAAGGCGCTGCTTGGGTTATAGATGAGCTCATGAAGGTGGGCATAGATAGAGTTTGGGATCCCGAGAGGATCGTAATATTATTTGACCACTGGGCTCCAGCACCCACAGAGCTGACTGCAACAATGCACAAGAAAGTTAGAGAGTTTGTCAGGAGGCATGGGATAAAGTACTTTTACGATATAAAGGAAGGGATATGCCACCAAGTGATGCCGGAACTTGGACACGTCAGACCTGGAGAATTAATTGTTGGAACAGACTCCCACACAACCACTTATGGTGCATTCGGAGCTGGAGGGACAGGGATAGGCACTACGGACATGGCAGTGGTATGGGTTACCGGTGAGTTATGGTTTAGAGTTCCTGAAACGATAAGGTTCTACATTAAGGGCTCCCTCCCGAGATATGTTATGTCGAAGGACGTGATACTCTACATAGCTGGGAGGTACGGTACAGAAGTCGCTCAATACAAATCTATCGAGTTTGAGGGTCCAACCATAAGGGATATGAGCGTATCGTCGAGGATGACGATATCGAACATGGCTATGGAACTTGGTGCTAAGTTCGCTTTAATGGCTCCTGACGAGAAGGTAATAGAGTATGTTAAAGGGAGAACGACTAAGCCCTTCACTCCACTATACTCAGACCCCGACGCGATATACGAGAGGTTATATGAGCTCGATGTTAGTGATCTGGAGCCGCAAGTAGCGTTCCCCCACAGTGTTGATAACGTTAGGCCAGTAAGCAAGGCAGAGGGGATAAAGATAGATCAAGCCTTCTTGGGCTCTTGCACAAACGGCAGATTTGAGGATCTAGCAGCTGCAGCCGAGATACTTAGGGGCAGGAAAGTTAATCCATCTGTCAGAATGATAGTTATTCCAGCATCTAGGAGAGTGTACCTCGAAGCCTTGAAAGCTGGTATAATTGAGGTACTGATTAATGCTGGAGCAGTTGTGTGCAACCCTACGTGTGGTCCTTGTATGGGAACACACCTAGGACTATTAACTGAGGGAGAGAGGTGCATAAGCTCTTCAAACAGAAACTTCAAGGGCAGGATGGGCAGCCCAAAGGCAGAAATATACCTTGCCTCACCATACGTAGTAGCCGCCTCAGCAGTGACAGGTGAGATAACGGATCCCAGGAGGCTTATGGGGGGTGAGGGACGATGA
- a CDS encoding radical SAM protein: protein MKLLKATTLKGKCVECGFCRTYIACPGEPHCTGCGSCVWACPYEAKEFIVVETPDEYVTIKVDGEKHRVHRGITVLKALELIGFKVSSLPGEGDIYAPCRTGGCWACALIIDRELKPSCITPVRNGMEIITEPYTIAEKPPLRIVSSFQGHPVGGVGTPYWLKPRGFLYKYIEVACFAHGCILRCPSCQNWEITYSSTDTPLTPLQAAYLLTEARRLYGVDRMAISGGESTLNRRWLVQFIKSLKSLNRNEKARFHVDTNAVVLTPDYIDELVEAGMTDIGPDVKGLRVETFMKITGIKDRNLAQKMLMNEWSTVKYVVDKYWGKVFIGVGIPYNKAFMSTDELYEIGLKIASIEPTIQVCVLDYRPEFRAQYLRRPSFEEMMKAKQILEDAGLKTVVCQTIRGHILPGPQ from the coding sequence GTGAAGTTACTTAAAGCTACGACATTGAAGGGTAAATGTGTTGAGTGTGGTTTCTGTAGGACGTACATAGCATGTCCTGGTGAGCCTCACTGCACTGGATGCGGAAGCTGTGTATGGGCCTGCCCTTACGAAGCTAAAGAGTTCATTGTGGTAGAGACTCCTGATGAATATGTGACCATAAAGGTTGATGGTGAGAAACATCGAGTACATCGAGGAATAACAGTCCTCAAAGCCTTGGAGCTCATAGGCTTTAAGGTTTCGAGTCTTCCAGGAGAGGGAGATATATATGCTCCATGTAGAACCGGTGGTTGTTGGGCTTGCGCCTTAATAATTGATCGCGAGCTTAAGCCATCATGCATAACTCCAGTTCGAAATGGGATGGAGATAATAACAGAGCCCTACACAATAGCCGAGAAGCCTCCGCTTAGAATAGTCTCAAGCTTTCAAGGACATCCTGTTGGTGGTGTTGGGACACCATATTGGCTTAAGCCTAGAGGCTTTCTATACAAGTACATAGAGGTTGCTTGCTTTGCACATGGCTGCATACTTAGATGTCCATCATGCCAAAACTGGGAGATAACTTATAGTTCAACCGATACACCTCTAACACCTCTTCAAGCTGCCTACCTTCTAACCGAAGCTAGGAGACTCTATGGCGTTGACAGAATGGCTATAAGCGGTGGAGAATCGACACTCAATAGGCGCTGGCTAGTCCAGTTCATAAAGTCGCTCAAAAGCTTAAACCGCAATGAGAAGGCCAGGTTCCACGTGGATACTAATGCAGTCGTACTGACACCTGACTACATAGATGAGCTCGTTGAAGCTGGGATGACAGACATAGGCCCTGACGTAAAGGGGCTAAGAGTCGAGACCTTCATGAAGATAACTGGGATCAAAGATAGGAACTTAGCTCAAAAGATGTTGATGAATGAGTGGTCAACCGTTAAGTATGTAGTTGATAAGTATTGGGGAAAGGTGTTCATAGGGGTTGGAATACCTTACAATAAGGCCTTCATGAGCACTGATGAACTGTACGAAATAGGACTTAAAATAGCTAGCATAGAGCCAACAATTCAAGTCTGCGTGCTAGATTACAGACCTGAATTTAGGGCTCAATACCTGCGAAGACCAAGCTTCGAAGAGATGATGAAGGCAAAGCAAATACTTGAAGATGCAGGTCTTAAGACTGTAGTCTGTCAAACAATTAGAGGTCACATACTTCCAGGCCCTCAATAA
- a CDS encoding FAD-binding oxidoreductase yields MPIPKRIINLLEDLVGSENVYTDEAALYAYSWDSGSLPLFSLLNNKLRFMPDVVVKARSDEDVINVLKLADKEKIPVTPRGAGTSLSGNCIPVKGGIVLDLTSMNNVKEVNPDDRVVIVEPGTVHRNLEEELREQGVFFPPEPGSANMCTIGGMLANNASGVRACKYGTTRDWVLGLRVVLPGGRIIKTGARALKDASGYNLTQIFVGSEGTLGVIVEAMLKVIPLPEHRALIIAGYPSLEGAIKASQLILRKITPSSLELVTEKYVETMNKVLKRLKYPECKAVIMIEVDGLKREVEEQVDVVIQECKSASSEALEIYWDERDREELWYARNYAGFSILRMFDETDLKLKAVHIHDVCLPLSRILEYLRFAEEESSKLDISIMPFGHLGDGNLHINWYINPQRKVDIKAAISLTKRLAQKVVELGGTISAEHGVGALRAPYMKLQHGPLIEYMREIKRVFDPNDIMNPGKLWPEDEKDFLEKLLESQQS; encoded by the coding sequence ATGCCAATACCTAAAAGGATCATAAATCTCCTTGAGGATCTTGTTGGAAGTGAGAATGTCTATACGGATGAGGCCGCACTCTATGCATATTCTTGGGATAGCGGCTCTTTACCTCTATTCTCTCTGCTAAACAATAAGCTTAGATTCATGCCTGACGTCGTGGTTAAAGCTAGAAGTGATGAGGACGTCATCAACGTACTTAAGTTAGCAGACAAAGAAAAGATCCCAGTAACACCTAGAGGTGCCGGAACTAGTTTAAGTGGTAACTGCATACCAGTGAAGGGTGGCATAGTTCTTGACCTCACATCGATGAACAACGTCAAAGAGGTAAACCCTGACGATAGAGTCGTAATTGTTGAACCCGGTACTGTGCATAGAAATCTTGAAGAAGAGCTTCGTGAGCAAGGCGTATTCTTCCCCCCTGAACCTGGAAGCGCTAATATGTGCACCATTGGTGGTATGCTAGCTAACAATGCAAGTGGCGTTAGGGCCTGCAAGTATGGGACTACAAGAGATTGGGTGCTAGGTCTCAGGGTAGTATTACCTGGCGGTAGGATAATAAAGACAGGGGCAAGAGCCCTCAAAGATGCCTCTGGATACAATTTAACTCAGATTTTCGTAGGCTCTGAAGGGACTCTAGGAGTAATAGTCGAGGCCATGCTTAAGGTAATACCCTTACCCGAACATAGAGCATTGATAATAGCTGGGTACCCAAGCCTTGAAGGGGCAATAAAGGCTTCTCAACTGATATTAAGAAAGATAACTCCATCATCTTTAGAGCTTGTAACCGAGAAGTACGTTGAGACTATGAACAAGGTATTAAAGCGGTTAAAGTACCCTGAATGCAAAGCCGTGATAATGATTGAGGTCGACGGTCTTAAGCGTGAAGTAGAAGAACAAGTAGATGTAGTAATCCAGGAGTGTAAATCAGCTAGCTCAGAAGCTCTTGAGATTTACTGGGATGAGAGAGACAGAGAGGAGCTATGGTACGCTAGGAACTATGCTGGCTTCTCGATACTGAGAATGTTTGATGAAACTGATTTGAAGCTCAAAGCAGTCCACATACACGATGTTTGTCTTCCCCTCTCCAGAATTCTTGAATATTTAAGGTTCGCTGAAGAGGAGAGCTCGAAGCTTGACATATCAATAATGCCCTTTGGGCACTTAGGTGATGGGAACCTTCATATTAACTGGTACATCAATCCTCAAAGGAAAGTCGACATTAAAGCGGCAATATCATTAACTAAGAGGTTAGCTCAAAAAGTAGTAGAGTTAGGGGGGACAATATCAGCAGAGCACGGGGTGGGGGCTCTAAGAGCACCGTACATGAAGCTCCAGCATGGCCCCCTCATAGAGTACATGAGGGAAATAAAAAGGGTGTTTGACCCAAATGACATAATGAACCCAGGTAAGCTATGGCCTGAAGACGAGAAGGATTTTCTTGAAAAGCTTCTTGAATCCCAACAATCATAA
- a CDS encoding 3-isopropylmalate dehydratase small subunit, which yields MTIKVRGRVWKLGDNIDTDVITPGKYLSLPMDQLKLHVLEPINPEFTKLVKPGDVIVAGRNFGCGSSREQAPRALKEVGIAAIIAESFARIFFRNAISIGLPVLICEGVSKAFNDGDILEADFSTGDVKNLTKGLTLKAKPLPPMMLEILLAGGALELLKRKFGK from the coding sequence ATGACCATAAAGGTTAGGGGGAGAGTCTGGAAGCTTGGAGATAATATCGACACGGACGTCATAACACCGGGCAAGTACTTAAGCCTGCCAATGGACCAATTAAAGCTGCACGTCCTAGAACCCATAAATCCAGAGTTCACTAAGCTCGTTAAGCCGGGAGATGTGATAGTTGCAGGAAGAAACTTTGGTTGTGGCTCTAGCAGAGAACAAGCTCCAAGAGCATTAAAGGAGGTTGGAATAGCGGCCATCATAGCTGAAAGCTTTGCGAGGATATTCTTTAGAAACGCTATAAGCATAGGACTACCAGTGCTCATTTGTGAAGGTGTATCTAAAGCTTTCAATGATGGTGATATTCTAGAAGCTGACTTCTCAACAGGTGATGTTAAGAACCTTACTAAGGGGTTAACACTTAAGGCTAAGCCCCTGCCACCGATGATGCTAGAGATTCTATTAGCTGGAGGAGCTCTTGAGCTCCTTAAGAGGAAGTTCGGTAAATAA
- a CDS encoding 3-hydroxyacyl-CoA dehydrogenase NAD-binding domain-containing protein: MRVEDVKKVAIIGFGTMGSGIAQVFALAGYEVVARDVTRELLDRGLGLIRDGPFGLSKAVEKGRIKKEDADAALARIKTTTSLAEAVKGVDIVIEAVFENLDLKRQVFKEVDEVAPPHAIIASNTSTLSITALAAVTKRPEKVVGMHFFNPVPVMRLVEVVRGLATSDETVEVVRQLAIKLGKTPIVCKDVPGFVANRVAFPYLVEAMRLYEMGVASAQDIDAAMKLGYNFPMGPLELIDLIGLDVTLDVLEALYRETGDDKFFPPTVLRQMVRAGWLGRKTGRGFYSYK, from the coding sequence ATGAGGGTTGAAGACGTAAAGAAGGTTGCAATCATAGGTTTCGGGACTATGGGGAGCGGTATAGCCCAGGTATTTGCGCTAGCAGGCTATGAAGTTGTAGCTAGGGACGTAACTCGAGAGCTCCTGGACAGAGGTCTAGGCTTAATAAGGGATGGTCCATTTGGATTGAGCAAAGCTGTAGAGAAGGGAAGGATTAAGAAGGAGGATGCTGATGCTGCACTAGCAAGAATAAAAACGACCACTAGTCTGGCCGAGGCAGTTAAAGGCGTAGACATAGTTATTGAAGCTGTCTTTGAGAACTTAGACCTAAAGAGACAAGTATTTAAGGAGGTTGATGAGGTTGCACCTCCACATGCAATCATAGCTAGCAATACTTCCACCTTAAGTATAACCGCTCTAGCAGCTGTGACGAAGAGACCTGAGAAGGTTGTTGGGATGCACTTCTTTAACCCGGTTCCTGTGATGAGGCTAGTCGAGGTCGTGAGGGGGTTAGCCACCTCTGATGAGACTGTTGAGGTTGTGAGGCAGCTAGCTATAAAGTTGGGGAAGACTCCCATCGTGTGCAAGGACGTACCCGGATTCGTAGCCAATAGGGTAGCGTTCCCCTATCTTGTTGAAGCGATGAGGTTGTATGAAATGGGGGTTGCTTCAGCTCAAGATATAGATGCTGCAATGAAGTTAGGCTACAACTTTCCAATGGGTCCACTAGAGCTCATAGACTTAATAGGACTTGACGTCACTCTTGACGTCCTTGAAGCGCTATATAGAGAAACAGGCGATGATAAATTCTTCCCACCAACTGTTCTTAGGCAGATGGTTAGAGCTGGATGGCTAGGTCGAAAGACAGGTAGAGGTTTCTATAGTTACAAGTAG
- a CDS encoding TatD family hydrolase produces MVEVTDNHAHANPLRGLGFLEVGRRFREEGGIAIVFAPLPSWHYSITISSPEGFKRVYEVVLRGVEEALDYLKALAVLGVHPAEIVSLTEVFGAEKAQEIAKKAMDMAGEYVSNGLAIGLGEVGRPHYKAPEVAVRVCNEVLEYSLELAKDLSCPVHLHLERGDEGLKDVMKKVQSVGINPSLVVIHHAEPKIIGRCGGLTPSIPRRGRNLEKAFMRKKLNFVVESDFIDDPKRPGVVAYPWTIALDIAWMIRQGLASEDGVYKVFIENFEKLYHVRIH; encoded by the coding sequence ATGGTTGAGGTTACGGATAACCACGCTCATGCAAATCCGTTGAGGGGCTTGGGCTTTCTAGAAGTGGGAAGGAGGTTCAGGGAGGAGGGTGGCATAGCCATCGTCTTCGCCCCATTGCCATCATGGCACTACTCTATTACGATAAGCTCACCGGAAGGTTTTAAGAGGGTCTATGAGGTTGTTTTGAGAGGTGTTGAAGAGGCTTTAGATTATCTTAAGGCATTGGCTGTTCTAGGCGTTCATCCAGCTGAAATAGTTAGCCTCACAGAGGTCTTTGGAGCTGAGAAAGCTCAAGAAATTGCCAAGAAGGCCATGGACATGGCCGGTGAGTACGTAAGTAATGGACTTGCAATTGGTCTCGGAGAAGTGGGTAGACCTCACTACAAAGCCCCTGAAGTTGCAGTAAGAGTCTGCAATGAAGTTCTAGAATACTCTCTTGAATTGGCTAAAGATCTCTCATGTCCGGTACACTTGCACCTAGAAAGAGGTGATGAGGGCTTAAAGGACGTTATGAAGAAAGTTCAAAGCGTGGGGATTAATCCTAGCTTGGTGGTCATTCACCATGCTGAACCTAAGATCATAGGTAGATGTGGAGGGCTGACCCCATCAATACCTCGTAGAGGAAGGAACTTAGAGAAAGCATTTATGAGGAAGAAGCTTAACTTCGTTGTTGAGAGCGACTTCATAGATGACCCTAAAAGACCGGGGGTCGTGGCCTATCCATGGACCATAGCACTAGACATAGCCTGGATGATCAGGCAAGGTCTTGCGAGTGAAGACGGGGTTTATAAGGTCTTCATAGAAAACTTTGAGAAGCTATATCACGTAAGAATTCATTAA
- a CDS encoding transporter has translation MERDVAIIGVGMIRWGRYPDPKQLDVFPDKTMPEMAVEAIAKALSDAKISWRQVEAMVAGVYLWVNQQAGIHGILSGTAIANLMGYTGIPIVSVANACATGQSILREAALAVASGECDIALAVAADKSAFGFFRPQSTDGRADIDYMRFVMCGETNPAYWAMECRRRMYEAGTTEEDLALVKVVTSKPAPYNPYARYQRSFTLEEVLKSPIVCDPLRLYEICSTSDGAAAVIVCEYEKAKKICKKPVYINAVTVGTPTFGDPTVRLTYLSSYKKPGVPSLSESRNAVERVYRMAGITPDKIDLIELPDNSSWHYLAYLDCILNLNPGEPEKMLRRGDLDPITGKIPTCPSGGIGAFGEAVVAQGLAQVCELVWQLRGEAGQRQVKKEVKYALAQTYGYAGNNAATILSKGW, from the coding sequence ATGGAGAGGGATGTTGCGATCATAGGAGTTGGAATGATAAGATGGGGGAGATACCCCGATCCTAAGCAACTCGATGTTTTTCCCGATAAAACAATGCCTGAGATGGCAGTTGAAGCTATTGCTAAGGCGCTCAGCGATGCTAAGATCAGCTGGCGCCAAGTTGAGGCCATGGTGGCAGGCGTATATCTATGGGTCAACCAGCAAGCTGGTATACACGGCATATTGAGCGGGACTGCAATAGCTAACTTAATGGGGTATACAGGAATACCGATAGTCAGTGTAGCTAATGCATGTGCTACGGGGCAATCAATCTTAAGGGAGGCAGCCTTAGCTGTTGCAAGCGGCGAATGCGACATAGCGCTTGCGGTTGCAGCAGATAAATCTGCATTTGGCTTCTTTAGACCTCAATCAACCGACGGTAGAGCAGACATAGACTACATGAGGTTCGTCATGTGCGGCGAAACAAACCCAGCATACTGGGCTATGGAGTGCAGAAGAAGAATGTATGAGGCTGGAACTACAGAAGAGGACTTAGCATTAGTTAAGGTTGTGACGAGCAAGCCTGCACCATACAACCCTTACGCTAGATATCAGAGGTCCTTCACGCTTGAAGAGGTGCTAAAGTCACCGATAGTCTGCGATCCACTTAGGCTCTACGAGATTTGCTCTACAAGTGATGGAGCAGCTGCAGTCATAGTATGCGAATACGAGAAGGCTAAGAAGATATGCAAGAAGCCCGTTTACATAAACGCAGTCACAGTTGGGACTCCAACTTTCGGCGATCCAACAGTTAGGTTAACGTACTTGAGCTCATACAAGAAGCCCGGGGTACCAAGTCTAAGTGAAAGTAGGAATGCTGTGGAGAGGGTTTACAGAATGGCAGGGATAACGCCAGACAAGATAGACTTAATTGAGTTGCCAGACAATAGCTCCTGGCACTATTTAGCATACTTGGACTGCATACTAAACCTGAATCCAGGTGAGCCGGAGAAGATGCTAAGGCGAGGAGACTTAGATCCCATAACCGGCAAGATACCAACATGCCCAAGCGGCGGCATCGGGGCATTTGGAGAGGCCGTCGTAGCACAGGGCTTAGCCCAGGTGTGCGAGCTTGTATGGCAGCTACGTGGAGAGGCGGGTCAACGACAAGTTAAGAAGGAGGTAAAGTACGCTCTAGCCCAAACATACGGCTATGCAGGCAACAATGCTGCAACAATACTAAGTAAAGGTTGGTAA
- a CDS encoding DUF22 domain-containing protein: MSHPKTITIKYFSRKTGEIKSFKHPSETFDYIISTAGRWVNVVADEDLEVKAGQHAIIRIEPIKLYPKELMIACAVSRHALGILLGVHGSEGRPQRVEEERLFEKAIFYVLKDGVIERGDLLGVMNVLIVYEVIEKHVIRTCLSPEVAR, from the coding sequence ATGTCTCATCCCAAGACTATTACGATCAAGTACTTCTCTAGAAAAACAGGTGAAATAAAGAGTTTCAAGCACCCATCTGAGACGTTTGATTACATCATAAGCACAGCCGGAAGATGGGTCAATGTCGTAGCCGATGAGGATCTCGAAGTCAAGGCCGGTCAACATGCAATAATTAGGATAGAACCCATTAAGTTATATCCGAAGGAGTTAATGATTGCATGCGCCGTATCAAGGCATGCGCTCGGGATACTTCTGGGTGTTCATGGTTCCGAGGGCAGACCACAACGCGTGGAGGAGGAAAGATTATTTGAAAAAGCGATATTTTATGTTCTCAAAGATGGAGTCATAGAGAGAGGAGACCTTCTAGGAGTCATGAATGTGCTGATAGTGTACGAGGTGATTGAGAAGCACGTTATTAGGACTTGCCTATCACCTGAAGTTGCCCGCTAA